CAAATCCCTACACAACTAAAACGGATCTACAATGGCTGACATCGCAGCAAAAGTGAAATCCATCATCGTCGACAAACTTGGTGTTGATGAAAAGGAAGTGACCCCGGAAGCCAGCTTCACGAACGACCTGGGCGCTGATTCCCTCGACACCGTGGAACTGATCATGGAATTCGAAAAGGAATTCAACATCGCCATCCCGGATGACCAGGCCGAGAAAATCTCTACGGTCGGTCAGGCCATCGAATACATCGAGAAAAACGTGAAGTAATCACGATTCTCCTTTCAAGATCCCCGGCCTTGTCGGGGATCTTGTTTCTCCCTCCCTCCTTTTTTCCGTCTCTCAACCTCTAGGTTTCCCGCCTCCT
This DNA window, taken from Bacteroidota bacterium, encodes the following:
- a CDS encoding acyl carrier protein, with the translated sequence MADIAAKVKSIIVDKLGVDEKEVTPEASFTNDLGADSLDTVELIMEFEKEFNIAIPDDQAEKISTVGQAIEYIEKNVK